agatgatgttCCAATATCACaaagaataaagaagacagctGTTGCAGAGAAGAAATCAGCACCGATCAAAAAATTGACTACACCTACAACTCCAATAACCAAGAAGTTcaataaaaaaccaaataaGACCATTAAAAAGTTGAAGTATTCTGAGTCATCAAGAATTCCTCCTAGCTCTGGTGAAGGGCAGAAGTGGACCACTTTGGTCCATAGTGGTGTGATTTTTCCGCCTCCATACAAACCTCACGGTGTCAAGATTCTCTATAAAGGGAAGCCTGTCAACTTGACCCCGGAACAGGAAGAggtgctctctctctctctctctctctctctcacacacacacacacccctATCTGGTGCATCTACGCTTATGACAGACTGTTTCCCCCAGTAATCATTTCTTGTATAACTGCTTTTGTTACTTGGAATCATATTGATGTCTTCATTTCTCCTATTTGTAGGTGGCGACAATGTTTGCAGTGATGCTTGATACTGAGTATATGGATAAGCCTAAGTTCAAAGAGAACTTCATGGATGACTGGCGGAagattttgggaaaaaatcacattattcAGAGCTTAGAACACTGTGATTTCACTCCAATATATGATTGGCATCAGAGtgaaaaggagaagaagaaacagATGACAACGGAGGTGTGCTAGGGTTACATTTTGTAGACTTCATAATTCATATATGAAATATCGTTGATATTGAGCCTATCTGATTCTattctttatttgtttcttgatAATTGTGTCTAATTTGCTATAAACATGGCCGTCACATGACATTTACATGTTatctatttctaattttttgagGCGACATGATATCTTTTTCTTGACGTAactgttttacaaacatttcttttcctcataagagaaaataacagATTTGAAGCAAGTTAAAACTGTAGACGGACATGTGAGGTTTTTGATCCTATGTATGAATGGCCAAATCTTCACTTCAGCTTTCTTTTCACTGGGCAGGAGAAGAAAGCTCTGAAAGAGGAGAAACTGAAGCAAGAGGAAAAATATATGTGGGCCATTGTTGATGGTGTGAAAGAGAAGGTATAAATTGTTTGTTATCTTGATCTATACTTGATCTCTTTTCCCAACCGCACATCTCAAATAGACTATGCTTTTCACTTTCTACATTATCCATATATCAAGGGGTGGAAGACATGGTGTGGTTTTCCTGTTGATTCCTTCCCGTACTTTTCCTAGtttactaaaaaattgaatgctaaggaagaaaggaaaatgtcTTATTTTCTACTCATATAGTGTGGTCAGTCAAACTGTTGAAAGACACTTCGTCACAATCTTTACATAGAGCCCTGTGGGTGTAGAACTGAtccttcattttctttctttattaaattataactataCTGAAACTTTTTGTGATCATCTTTTTGATGTGCCCATTTACAGGTTGGAAACTTCAGAGTTGAACCACCTGGATTGTTCCGCGGCCGGGGTGAGCACCCAAAGGTGCACTAATGTTTTCCTTCTAACTGTAAAGCATTGTTGTTAGTGTAATAATTTAAgcttttacatatttatattgttgatGATCAATACAGATggggaaattgaaaaaaagaattcGCCCAAGTGACATAACTATCAATATTGGGAAGGATGCTCCTATTCCTGAGTGTCCTATCCCTGGCCAAAGGTTCTGCTAATGACTCCTTTTTGTTGAAATGCCAATAGAATGAACAGTTTTTTTTCCGCTTCAAGTGGGAacttttctaaaattaatactctttAATCTTCACGACTGGCAGCTGGAAAGAAATAAGACACGATAACACAGTGACATGGTTAGCTTTCTGGAACGACCCCATTAATCCGAAGGAATTCAAATATGTTTTTCTTGCTGCAAGTAGTACCTTGAAAGGTCAAAGTGACAAAGAGAAGTATGAGAAAGCCAGGCTATTAAAGGTTATTCAAAACTCCAAGTCCAATTTTCTTACCTGTCATTTTTGTTGGTTGTGAAGATTGGTGTACTAATTGTTTGCATGTTGTGGTTTTCGAATGAAGAACTATATACAAGGTATCCGCACAGCATATACCAAGGACTTTACAAGCAAAGATCCTACTAAGAAACAGATAGCAGTAGCAACATATCTTATTGACAAACTGGCTCTTAGGGCTGGCAATGAGAAGGTATAAGTTGCAAgagatttttgtgttttatcattctttaattttcttttctcttgtCTTGATGTCTTGTAATGTCTCCAAGCTTTTCtctgattttaaaatttccctCATGCTTTAGTTTAAATGAGGATTACACAGcttttaatatctttttttggTTATAGGATGATGATGAAGCTGACACAGTAGGTTGCTGTACGTTAAAAGTTGAAAATGTGGAACCAGTGCCTCCAAATATCTTGAAGGTCCCCTTCCATCTTTGATACAACTTTTTCATATTCACTTTGCTATATAGTCTCCTCGATTAGATTCACTAGTACGATGACTActgattaaaaattattacaaaatatGAACTTCGTTATCCTTAAATTAGTACAAGAAGTTGAGGTTTTGAAAGGAAGTTGAAAATTTAGCCCTGCTTACTATACTCAACCTCAAAGTACTCAACCTCAAAGTTTTATGTTGAATTAACAAATTGCAATTCCCTACGTGCAGTTTGATTTTCTTGGTAAAGATTCTATAAGGTATCAGAATGAAGTCGAGGTTGAAGTTGCTGTGTTCAGGGCAATCCAAGAGTTTCGGAATAGTCAGTAACAGTCCACTAAAATAATATGCATGGGACTCTGGTTCTTattggtatatatatttacatgcATATTGTATTTTGTCCAGGGAAAAAAGGTGGAGATGATATATTTGACAAACTAGATACTAGTAAACTGAATGCTCATCTAAAGGAATTGATGCCTGGTCTCACTGCCAAGGTGTTCCGTACATACAATGCATCTATTACATTGGATGACATGGTAAGATGCAATTTGATTACTCTCTGTGGAATGTTTACTCATTAATAAGTAGTGTTGATGTGCAGCATATCTAATTTCTCATTCTCCTGCCATGCTGTGGGGATGGGAATGGGTCTCAGGTGAAAGAATGGCAGACGATTCATTTGAATGCCTTAAGAGATAACATTGTACTAAAGTATCTGTTTTCAAGAATTTTCTCAACATTGAGTCATTTTGAGTTCTAACCAAGAATTTTCCTGAAAAGTAGAGCAATGCCTTTAGAAGCTGCTGG
The nucleotide sequence above comes from Salvia hispanica cultivar TCC Black 2014 chromosome 5, UniMelb_Shisp_WGS_1.0, whole genome shotgun sequence. Encoded proteins:
- the LOC125188317 gene encoding DNA topoisomerase 1 alpha-like isoform X2: MTVEACNKQKLMDDMDDDDGPLVFKRSSSSSSKQNQSNSDTKKSVPHKHDEQPGRPASNVRPQNGQNNSVQRSKIFPASKTPSPKLSNSLTKELEVKSTMVDSRPSTSMRGELTSVKRQIKGENSLSGSTRGPKEESEDSEDDKPLSARLHAGRSKINSGNADKGANASNFSQTLKIPKSEDSDDEMPLSSKFRVKAAAGGSTNRSSTSGEKKPLVAECGQNGSASTDRKSSTVLKKRTVDSIEPSDTSSLKRPKLSETSTLHKNKESSIKAETKEEDDEDDVPISQRIKKTAVAEKKSAPIKKLTTPTTPITKKFNKKPNKTIKKLKYSESSRIPPSSGEGQKWTTLVHSGVIFPPPYKPHGVKILYKGKPVNLTPEQEEVATMFAVMLDTEYMDKPKFKENFMDDWRKILGKNHIIQSLEHCDFTPIYDWHQSEKEKKKQMTTEEKKALKEEKLKQEEKYMWAIVDGVKEKVGNFRVEPPGLFRGRGEHPKMGKLKKRIRPSDITINIGKDAPIPECPIPGQSWKEIRHDNTVTWLAFWNDPINPKEFKYVFLAASSTLKGQSDKEKYEKARLLKNYIQGIRTAYTKDFTSKDPTKKQIAVATYLIDKLALRAGNEKDDDEADTVGCCTLKVENVEPVPPNILKFDFLGKDSIRYQNEVEVEVAVFRAIQEFRNRKKGGDDIFDKLDTSKLNAHLKELMPGLTAKVFRTYNASITLDDMHI